The following coding sequences lie in one Kamptonema formosum PCC 6407 genomic window:
- the modB gene encoding molybdate ABC transporter permease subunit, which yields MITDLSPLWISLKTAGLATIATFFTGIPIAYWMLNYRGRWKSLIEGVFVSPLILPPTVVGFLLLLLFGKNGPLGQLMAQFNFTIVFTWYAAAIAATVVAFPLMYKTALGAFEQVDRTLLQVAQTLGASKVRIFWRVLLPLSVPGIVAGTTLTFARALGEFGATLMLAGNIPGQTQTIPMAIYFAVEAGSMNEAWLWAIAIMTISLSAIVAVNLWQKQYERKIQGKQFGAIEANEPVYGREKEGAKDWGLSAKVTEKENYSLRQSPYPLTPSSIKQGLLVDIEKQLANFTLKTAFSLHQETMGLLGGSGSGKSMTLRCIAGVETPSQGRIILNSQTIFDSEKGINIPSHQRKVSLVFQNYALFPHMTVFQNIAFGLQHLSREMRSQRVHQQLALLQLEGLGDRYPHQLSGGQQQRVALARALATEPEVLLLDEPFSALDTYLRAQVERQLVETLSTYSGVTLFVTHNLEEAYRVCEKLMVMSGGKAIAFDSKHRIFERPQTLRVAQLTGCKNFSRAIAIESNAIAALDWGVTLQVVEMIAGLANVGIRAHQISIMPNPDANLENTFPCWLASTSETPHRMTLFLKLNATPENPQDYHLQAEIFKEKWEAIKNHPFPWYVRLNPLRLILMFS from the coding sequence ATGATTACCGATCTCTCCCCATTATGGATTTCTCTTAAAACCGCAGGACTTGCCACCATTGCTACATTCTTTACAGGCATTCCAATTGCTTACTGGATGTTGAATTATCGAGGGCGATGGAAGTCCCTTATTGAGGGCGTTTTTGTATCGCCGTTAATTTTGCCGCCAACAGTTGTTGGCTTTTTGCTGCTGTTATTATTTGGCAAAAATGGCCCCTTGGGGCAGTTAATGGCTCAGTTTAATTTCACAATAGTTTTTACCTGGTATGCGGCTGCGATCGCGGCGACAGTTGTCGCTTTTCCCCTAATGTACAAAACTGCATTAGGAGCATTTGAACAAGTCGATCGCACTCTGCTGCAAGTTGCCCAAACTCTGGGCGCATCCAAGGTACGGATTTTCTGGCGCGTGCTGCTTCCACTTTCTGTCCCCGGTATTGTAGCTGGAACAACTCTAACATTTGCACGAGCTTTAGGAGAATTTGGGGCAACTTTGATGTTAGCGGGGAATATTCCCGGTCAAACTCAAACTATTCCTATGGCAATTTACTTTGCAGTGGAAGCAGGGTCAATGAATGAGGCTTGGCTGTGGGCGATCGCGATTATGACGATCTCATTATCCGCGATCGTTGCGGTCAATCTGTGGCAGAAACAATATGAGCGCAAGATTCAAGGTAAGCAATTTGGCGCGATCGAAGCTAATGAACCCGTGTATGGTAGGGAAAAAGAAGGGGCTAAGGACTGGGGACTAAGCGCTAAAGTAACAGAAAAAGAAAATTATTCCCTGCGCCAAAGTCCCTATCCCCTAACCCCTTCTTCTATCAAGCAAGGGCTACTGGTTGATATTGAGAAACAACTGGCAAACTTTACCCTGAAAACCGCTTTTAGCCTTCACCAAGAAACTATGGGATTACTAGGGGGATCTGGTTCTGGTAAGAGCATGACACTGCGTTGTATTGCGGGGGTAGAAACCCCCAGTCAAGGGCGAATTATTCTTAATAGTCAAACTATATTTGATTCAGAAAAGGGGATTAATATCCCCAGTCATCAACGGAAAGTAAGTTTAGTGTTTCAAAACTATGCACTATTTCCTCACATGACTGTTTTCCAAAATATTGCTTTTGGCTTGCAACATTTATCGCGGGAAATGCGATCGCAACGGGTGCATCAACAATTGGCGCTATTGCAGTTAGAGGGATTAGGCGATCGCTATCCCCATCAACTATCGGGTGGGCAACAACAGCGGGTAGCCTTGGCTAGGGCGCTAGCAACTGAACCGGAAGTTTTACTACTGGATGAACCGTTTTCGGCGCTGGATACCTATCTCCGCGCTCAAGTTGAGCGTCAACTGGTGGAAACTTTATCTACTTATTCGGGCGTGACTTTATTTGTGACACATAATCTGGAGGAAGCCTATCGGGTATGTGAGAAATTGATGGTAATGTCGGGGGGGAAAGCGATCGCCTTTGATTCCAAACATCGGATTTTTGAGCGTCCTCAAACCTTGCGTGTCGCTCAACTGACGGGATGCAAAAACTTTTCTCGTGCAATTGCGATCGAGTCGAATGCGATCGCCGCGCTGGATTGGGGCGTTACCTTGCAAGTTGTGGAAATGATTGCTGGTTTGGCAAATGTAGGAATTCGTGCCCATCAGATTAGTATTATGCCCAATCCTGATGCAAATTTGGAGAATACATTTCCGTGCTGGTTAGCTTCAACCAGTGAAACACCGCACCGCATGACGCTTTTTCTCAAGTTGAATGCTACTCCTGAAAACCCACAGGACTATCATCTACAAGCAGAAATTTTTAAAGAGAAGTGGGAAGCAATCAAGAATCATCCCTTTCCCTGGTATGTACGGTTAAATCCCCTGCGTCTGATTTTGATGTTTAGCTAA
- a CDS encoding cupin domain-containing protein, giving the protein MMNSSNLPGDDRAIPSSPLDRLLQLELQAGITNLFCQSCDRITRELLSKCQWTLKTSEPVLILEIFCSDLETYQAINQVKTQMSSSLKELFTEQSQIQINLSDRQATLAQSTITTPSILEETIAPPLSDRIAYLDREIHKIVLSKDERSQFSLVCISAGDDIPTHSALRGTAIYVLEGQGKLDRAGNQISLQPGSFAYVPPKTIHTLSAIDNLAILYAWV; this is encoded by the coding sequence ATGATGAACTCCTCAAATTTACCTGGGGACGATCGAGCAATTCCCTCCTCTCCCTTAGATCGACTGCTACAGTTAGAACTACAAGCAGGAATTACAAACCTATTCTGTCAATCCTGCGATCGCATCACCCGCGAGTTACTGTCAAAGTGTCAGTGGACATTGAAGACTTCCGAACCAGTTCTAATTTTAGAGATTTTCTGTTCCGATCTGGAAACCTACCAAGCAATTAACCAAGTTAAAACCCAGATGAGCAGTTCGTTAAAGGAATTGTTTACTGAACAATCCCAAATTCAGATTAATCTGAGCGATCGCCAAGCAACCCTTGCTCAATCAACTATAACAACTCCTAGCATCTTGGAAGAGACGATCGCACCGCCGCTATCAGATCGGATTGCTTACTTGGATCGGGAAATCCATAAAATAGTTCTGTCTAAAGACGAGCGATCGCAATTCTCCTTAGTCTGTATTTCTGCGGGAGATGATATTCCTACTCATTCAGCATTGCGCGGAACAGCGATTTATGTTTTGGAAGGACAGGGAAAACTCGATCGCGCCGGGAATCAAATCTCACTGCAACCCGGTAGTTTCGCTTATGTCCCACCAAAAACAATTCATACCCTCAGCGCGATCGACAACCTAGCAATTTTGTATGCTTGGGTTTAG
- a CDS encoding ABC transporter ATP-binding protein: MSETVLDVRDLRVQFQSAGPGESPVLVNAVDGISFEVKRGQTLGIVGESGSGKSVTALAVMGLVPSSSAATTGEIWFSSAKSDGKQAVTSAPVNLLQLLPRDRQQYRGSQISMIFQEPMSSLNPVYTIGFQLTEAICLHKNVSEVEARREAASLLQEVKLLPSDSELRQKCLEESQEGSKFAENDRDLMQLVNRQKQAMLDRYPHELSGGQIQRVMIAMAISCNPTLLIADEPTTALDVTVQATILALLRELRDQRGMAMMFITHDLGVIAEIADSVAVMYRGKIVECGGIEQIYTNPQHPYTKGLLACRPNPDRQTLRLPTIADFMEVTTSGSGEFLIKEKVGKVEEYLKNEEKVDFQQSNPLLSVKNLRVGFPVSGMFGEIKRLFMAVNDVSFDVQPGETLGLVGESGCGKSTLSRALLQLIPLTSGQVFFEGEEITPPNQANSKWQWALKYRQNRQYAQKLQWLRRDLQIIFQDPFSSLNPRINIGDAVMEPMMIHGAGKSIKERRERTAYLLERVGLNPDLMRRYPHEFSGGQRQRICIARALALNPKFIICDESVSALDVSVQAQVLNLLKELQGEFGLTYIFISHDLGVVKFMSDRIMVMNRGKIEEIGPAEQIYRQPQQAYTRQLIASIPSGNLAQIQEKQARR, from the coding sequence ATGAGTGAGACCGTCCTAGACGTTCGCGACCTGCGGGTTCAATTTCAATCTGCGGGCCCAGGCGAATCGCCTGTGCTAGTCAACGCCGTTGACGGCATCTCTTTTGAGGTGAAACGAGGGCAGACTCTAGGAATTGTCGGAGAGTCAGGGTCAGGAAAATCTGTCACCGCCCTTGCTGTCATGGGCTTAGTGCCGAGTTCATCCGCTGCTACCACTGGAGAAATTTGGTTTTCCTCCGCCAAGAGTGACGGCAAACAAGCTGTCACCTCTGCACCTGTAAACTTGCTGCAACTCCTACCCAGAGATAGGCAACAATACCGCGGGAGCCAAATTTCCATGATTTTTCAAGAGCCTATGAGCTCCCTCAACCCCGTTTATACCATCGGGTTTCAATTAACAGAAGCAATTTGTCTGCATAAAAATGTTTCTGAAGTGGAAGCAAGGCGCGAAGCCGCATCATTATTACAAGAAGTAAAACTGTTACCCAGCGACTCAGAATTAAGACAAAAGTGCTTAGAAGAAAGCCAAGAGGGAAGTAAATTCGCAGAAAACGATCGCGATTTAATGCAATTAGTAAACCGCCAGAAACAGGCAATGCTAGACCGCTATCCCCACGAACTCTCTGGCGGTCAAATTCAGCGGGTGATGATTGCAATGGCAATTTCTTGCAATCCTACTTTGTTAATTGCCGACGAACCGACTACAGCTTTAGACGTAACAGTACAGGCAACTATCTTAGCTTTACTGAGGGAATTACGCGATCAAAGAGGCATGGCGATGATGTTTATTACCCACGATTTAGGGGTAATCGCTGAAATTGCCGACTCCGTAGCTGTAATGTATCGAGGTAAGATTGTAGAATGTGGTGGCATTGAACAAATTTATACTAATCCTCAACATCCTTACACTAAAGGTTTATTAGCTTGTCGCCCCAATCCCGATCGGCAAACCCTACGATTACCCACTATTGCTGATTTCATGGAAGTTACGACTTCTGGTAGTGGTGAATTTTTAATTAAGGAAAAAGTTGGGAAAGTAGAAGAATATTTAAAGAACGAAGAAAAAGTTGATTTTCAGCAATCAAACCCCTTACTTTCTGTTAAAAATTTGCGAGTGGGATTCCCTGTATCGGGGATGTTTGGGGAAATAAAACGCTTATTTATGGCAGTAAATGATGTTTCTTTTGATGTTCAACCAGGAGAAACTTTAGGCTTGGTAGGAGAATCAGGTTGCGGCAAATCTACTTTATCTAGAGCTTTGTTACAATTAATTCCGCTAACTAGCGGTCAAGTGTTTTTTGAAGGTGAAGAAATAACACCTCCTAATCAAGCAAACTCTAAATGGCAATGGGCGCTCAAATATCGCCAAAATAGGCAATACGCTCAGAAGTTACAATGGTTGCGGCGCGATCTGCAAATTATTTTTCAAGACCCTTTTAGCTCTCTCAATCCTCGGATAAATATTGGGGATGCCGTGATGGAACCGATGATGATTCACGGTGCTGGTAAGAGTATAAAAGAGCGGCGAGAACGGACTGCTTATTTATTAGAAAGAGTTGGGTTAAATCCTGACTTAATGCGTCGCTATCCTCACGAATTTTCTGGGGGTCAAAGACAGCGAATTTGCATTGCTCGTGCTTTAGCTTTGAATCCTAAGTTTATTATCTGCGATGAATCAGTATCGGCGCTAGATGTGTCGGTACAAGCTCAAGTTTTGAACTTGTTAAAAGAATTGCAAGGTGAATTTGGGCTGACTTATATTTTCATTTCCCACGATCTCGGTGTAGTCAAGTTTATGAGCGATCGCATCATGGTCATGAATCGAGGCAAAATAGAAGAAATTGGGCCAGCGGAACAAATTTATCGGCAACCGCAACAAGCTTATACGCGCCAATTAATCGCCTCTATTCCGAGTGGGAATTTAGCACAAATTCAGGAGAAACAGGCCAGAAGATAA
- a CDS encoding REP-associated tyrosine transposase — MKYNPDIHHRRSIRLPGYDYSQPGAYFVTICIWQRECLLGEIQEGNILLNSYGEVVNFNWFNLIKVYPHIELDTFVIMPNHIHGIIIIKNRNQDCSLSEIVRGFKTFSARRINQLRSVSGIPVWQRGYYEHIIRNETALSKIQEYIINNPYNWETDEMHPCQKWRSHPTAKQRFQLQGIIS; from the coding sequence ATGAAATATAATCCTGATATCCATCATCGCCGCTCTATTCGTCTACCAGGATATGACTATAGCCAACCAGGTGCATATTTTGTAACAATCTGTATTTGGCAACGTGAATGTTTATTAGGTGAAATTCAAGAGGGGAATATTCTATTAAACAGTTATGGTGAAGTTGTTAATTTTAATTGGTTTAATCTGATCAAGGTATATCCTCATATTGAATTAGATACTTTTGTGATTATGCCGAATCATATTCATGGAATTATTATCATAAAAAATCGTAATCAAGATTGTAGTCTATCGGAAATTGTAAGGGGTTTTAAAACATTTTCTGCCCGTCGGATCAATCAGCTACGTTCTGTTTCAGGCATACCTGTATGGCAAAGAGGTTATTATGAACATATTATTCGGAACGAAACCGCCTTATCTAAAATTCAGGAATATATTATCAATAATCCGTATAATTGGGAAACCGATGAAATGCACCCATGTCAAAAATGGCGATCGCACCCAACGGCAAAACAGCGATTTCAGCTTCAGGGGATAATATCCTGA
- a CDS encoding tetratricopeptide repeat protein has product MTDLNKNTASELDLAIVDYVTALNEFEQEAPKSEGKTLNLLLARDAVAVALNSLTQSSATTIASLLQLDERLKTQAGAIAEAGKLEDWRSSLNPPESSWWWFFQPAKQAHSWDRFDDLWNGLSVVCITTFAAYMTSLIPKFAVGGFSVLESFGIIGPSGLMALALSSLQGGGGEKVIKNMMNKARIPSHLQSEVTLGISATLLLGAIVAQANLPKIADSYYQEGRKYYDLGLLTKAEEKYKQALNLDPDDDKISLGLGEVYESIGNLEAAEKTYKDSLEDGNPLAFNNLGRVYRHQGNLVTAEAFFRMGLQRSNDDFIKFQLHRNLGWVLLDQKQYDKAALELESAIALDKKINKRRIGGGMANCLLAKVREIQKNKQREQREWEHCKKFARPETLNEYQWLVEAGRRDIASTVDTSSVVAGEETPVTPPVTPNITSPSPKPNTTKPTP; this is encoded by the coding sequence ATGACTGACTTAAATAAAAACACAGCTTCTGAATTAGACCTGGCTATCGTGGATTATGTAACAGCATTGAATGAGTTTGAGCAAGAAGCACCCAAATCAGAGGGAAAAACTCTGAACCTCCTATTAGCTCGCGATGCCGTCGCCGTAGCTTTAAACTCACTAACTCAGTCTTCGGCGACAACTATAGCTAGTTTACTTCAATTAGATGAGCGGTTAAAAACACAAGCTGGTGCGATCGCAGAGGCGGGTAAATTAGAAGACTGGCGTAGTAGTTTGAACCCTCCAGAGTCATCCTGGTGGTGGTTTTTTCAACCCGCCAAGCAAGCACACTCCTGGGATCGTTTCGATGACCTCTGGAATGGGTTAAGCGTCGTCTGTATAACTACGTTTGCTGCCTATATGACAAGTTTGATACCCAAATTTGCTGTGGGCGGGTTCAGCGTGCTGGAATCATTTGGTATCATTGGCCCTAGCGGTTTGATGGCCTTGGCTTTGTCGAGTTTGCAAGGCGGAGGAGGAGAGAAAGTCATTAAGAATATGATGAATAAAGCGAGGATTCCCTCCCATTTACAGAGCGAAGTTACCTTGGGAATTTCGGCTACCCTATTGCTAGGTGCGATCGTTGCTCAAGCCAATTTACCTAAAATTGCTGACTCCTATTATCAGGAAGGACGCAAGTATTACGATCTAGGTCTATTAACAAAAGCAGAGGAGAAGTATAAACAAGCACTTAACCTCGATCCAGACGATGACAAAATTAGCCTTGGCTTGGGGGAAGTTTATGAATCTATAGGAAATTTGGAAGCAGCAGAAAAAACATACAAAGACTCATTAGAAGATGGGAATCCTTTAGCTTTTAACAATTTGGGGCGTGTCTATCGTCACCAAGGGAATTTAGTGACAGCAGAAGCATTTTTTCGGATGGGTTTGCAGCGTAGCAACGATGACTTCATCAAATTTCAACTCCACAGAAATCTCGGATGGGTTCTATTGGATCAAAAACAATATGACAAAGCTGCTTTGGAGTTAGAATCTGCGATCGCACTCGACAAAAAAATTAATAAGCGTCGAATAGGTGGCGGGATGGCGAATTGCCTGCTAGCAAAGGTACGAGAAATTCAGAAAAATAAACAAAGAGAGCAACGAGAATGGGAGCATTGCAAAAAATTTGCTCGTCCAGAAACCCTCAATGAGTATCAATGGCTAGTTGAAGCTGGGCGGAGAGATATTGCATCTACGGTTGATACTTCATCAGTAGTAGCTGGTGAGGAAACACCAGTAACTCCACCAGTAACTCCCAATATTACCTCCCCCTCTCCTAAGCCAAATACTACAAAACCCACTCCTTAA
- a CDS encoding TOBE domain-containing protein, with protein MPRKEQGWITFQSSDEERQILEQICQQTQRSKTEILREMIRQMGQSSSSAPLEVNSIEFSEDLEEEGEEAMPSASFANDLMNTPGSQAVQISARNILRAKVKRIVKGTVNAEVTLAIAPSVELVSIVTRTSADKLGLKKGKEVFAVIKSNSVMIAAG; from the coding sequence ATGCCAAGAAAAGAGCAAGGCTGGATAACTTTCCAATCCTCCGATGAAGAGCGGCAAATTCTCGAACAGATTTGTCAGCAGACTCAACGCAGCAAGACAGAAATTTTGCGAGAAATGATTCGACAGATGGGGCAATCGTCCTCATCTGCCCCGCTTGAGGTCAACTCCATAGAATTTTCTGAGGATTTAGAGGAGGAAGGAGAAGAAGCGATGCCTTCGGCAAGCTTTGCTAATGATTTGATGAATACACCAGGATCGCAGGCGGTACAAATCAGTGCCCGCAACATTTTGAGAGCCAAAGTGAAACGCATTGTCAAAGGCACAGTGAATGCGGAAGTCACCCTGGCGATCGCACCCTCTGTAGAGTTGGTGTCGATTGTCACTCGGACATCGGCTGATAAACTGGGTTTAAAGAAAGGGAAAGAAGTCTTCGCGGTGATTAAATCCAATAGTGTAATGATTGCGGCAGGGTGA